One Streptomyces umbrinus genomic window, GCTTCCAGCCGCCGGTCCCGGCCACGCCCACGGCCTCGTAATGCAGGTCGAGTGGTCCTACCAGCGGGTGGTCGAGCTGGTAGCGGCCGTGCGACTTGTCGTTGACGTCCTGCTGGGCCCACAACTGGCGGAACTCCTGGCTGCGCATGGACAAGGTGCCGATGAGCTCGATGAGCTGCGGGTCGTCGGCGTGCCGGCCGGCGTTCAGACGCAGGTAGGCGACGGTGTCGGCACGCTTGCGCGGCAGGCTCTGCCCGAACAGCTCGCGAAAGGACTGGTCGAAGAAGACCAGCCGGGCGGCGTTGCGTTCGGCTGCCTGCAGTGTGGGGAAGTCGGCGAACACGCCCCTGGCCAGGTCGTTCCAGGCGAGGAACTCCGCGCGCGGTCCCACGATGTAGGCCGGCCCGGCCAGGGAGTCCAGCAGCATCCGTAACGAGGCACGCACGGTGGCCACCGGCTCCTGCTGGACGCGACCGGGCCCGGGACGGGCCAGGTTGCGCAGGTGGCGGGTCTCGTCGGCGCTGAGCCGCAGGGCCCGGGCGATCGCGTCGAGCACGTGCTCGGACACGTGAGGATTGCGTCCCTGCTCCAGCCGTACGTAGTGATCGATGCTCACCCCGGCGAGCTGGGCGAGCTCCTCTCTGCGCAGCCCCGGCACCCGGCGCCGGCCGTGCGTG contains:
- a CDS encoding helix-turn-helix transcriptional regulator, with amino-acid sequence MFLRSRRDRVTPQEVGLTTHGRRRVPGLRREELAQLAGVSIDHYVRLEQGRNPHVSEHVLDAIARALRLSADETRHLRNLARPGPGRVQQEPVATVRASLRMLLDSLAGPAYIVGPRAEFLAWNDLARGVFADFPTLQAAERNAARLVFFDQSFRELFGQSLPRKRADTVAYLRLNAGRHADDPQLIELIGTLSMRSQEFRQLWAQQDVNDKSHGRYQLDHPLVGPLDLHYEAVGVAGTGGWKLIAYSARPGSPSADALRLIGSWISS